A section of the Humulus lupulus chromosome 2, drHumLupu1.1, whole genome shotgun sequence genome encodes:
- the LOC133816685 gene encoding uncharacterized protein LOC133816685 — MTQDKSHPSQRLPSQNEVVSSKASAPILFKIPSGVPRFIKCLLTTVKYVEPSFMVKVPMDFEILGHENDLYISQEDIVHVGLMEEIGASCVSLYIRILYFQLVKKEISHFFRFVEPIWLSNVGSTEEERVEWVSKRMIDSNPGQMWLLPYHRGKHWMLIIIDFDHQLCYFLDSLHNFPPDEIKSLISRVFQHLRTNNAKTKGVAWRTVKCPRQPLQSVQCGFYVMRMMKDFVTNEFSMRWLTSNCGGKNSYTKDEINEVREEWAQCVMDLMSTT, encoded by the exons ATGACACAAGACAAGTCTCATCCTTCCCAAAGACTTCCTAGTCAAAATGAAGTAGTGTCAAGCAAAGCTAGTGCCCCAATACTCTTCAAGATTCCTAGTGGGGTTCCTCGATTTATCAAGTGTCTATTAACTACCGTGAAGTATGTGGAGCCAAGTTTCATGGTCAAAGTTCCAATGGATTTTGAGATATTAGGCCATGAAAATGATTTATACATCTCACAAGAAGATATAGTCCACGTTGGCTTAATGGAAGAGATTGGAGCATCATGTGTATCGTTATATATCag aaTTTTATACTTCCAATTAGTGAAAAAAGAGATCAGTCACTTTTTTCGTTTTGTTGAGCCAATTTGGTTATCAAATGTTGGATCCACTGAAGAAGAACGAGTTGAATGGGTATCAAAGCGTATGATTGATTCAAATCCGGGTCAGATGTGGTTGTTGCCATATCATAGGGG aaagcattggatgcttataataattgattttgaTCACCAATTGTGCTATTTCCTGGATTCTCTTCACAATTTTCCACCAGATGAAATCAAATCACTCATTTCTCG TGTCTTTCAACATTTACGCACAAATAATGCGAAAACTAAGGGTGTCGCGTGGAGAACTGTTAAGTGTCCTCgtcaaccattacaatcagtacaatgtggattctatgttatgaggatgatgaaagatttcgtgacaaatgagttttcaatgcgatggctaactagtaac TGTGGCGGGAAAAACTCTTacacaaaggatgagatcaatgaagtacgtgaagaatgggcacaatgcgtcatggatttgatgagtactacatag
- the LOC133819434 gene encoding major allergen Pru av 1-like, whose translation MCLFLQHTLRNHSKFKAFSFSFPVSHFSKPLFIMGVFTYESEITCSIPPARFFKAFVLDEDNFVPKVAPQAVKQVEILEGDGGPGTIKKITFREGSKFKYVKRKVESIDKENLSHSYSIIGGDALEGNRLEKITYESKFVASADGGCIIKTVSKYCTIGDAQIKEDEVKEGKEQATQMFKLFEGYLKENPDTYN comes from the exons ATGTGCCTATTTCTTCAACACACACTAAGAAACCACTCCAAGTTCAAAGCCTTCTCCTTCTCATTTCCTGTTTCACATTTTTCAAAACCTTTGTTCATCATGggagttttcacttatgaatccGAAATCACCTGCTCCATCCCTCCAGCTAGGTTTTTCAAGGCCTTTGTTCTTGATGAAGACAACTTCGTTCCAAAGGTTGCTCCTCAAGCAGTTAAACAAGTTGAAATTCTTGAAGGAGATGGAGGGCCTGGAACCATCAAGAAGATCACTTTCCGCGAAG GGAGTAAATTCAAGTATGTGAAGCGCAAGGTCGAGTCGATAGACAAGGAGAACTTATCTCACTCCTACAGCATAATTGGAGGAGATGCTTTGGAAGGCAATCGGCTTGAGAAAATCACATACGAATCCAAGTTTGTTGCATCAGCTGATGGAGGCTGCATAATTAAGACTGTTAGCAAGTACTGCACTATTGGTGATGCTCAGATCAAGGAAGATGAAGTTAAGGAAGGTAAAGAACAGGCCACTCAAATGTTCAAGCTCTTTGAGGGTTACCTCAAGGAAAACCCTGACACTTACAACTAA
- the LOC133819435 gene encoding major allergen Pru av 1-like, which yields MGVFTYETEFTSTISPARLFKAFILDGDNLIPKIAPQAIKQVEILEGDGGAGTIKKVTFGEGSSFNYVKHRVESVDQDNLSHSYTLIEGDALTDKLEKICYETKLVASPDGGSIIKTVSKYYTIGDAEIKEENVKEGKEKASRLFKLFEKYLNDHPDTYNN from the exons ATGGGTGTTTTCACATACGAAACCGAGTTCACCTCAACCATCTCTCCAGCAAGGTTGTTCAAGGCTTTTATTCTTGATGGAGACAACCTCATCCCAAAGATTGCTCCTCAGGCAATTAAACAGGTAGAGATCCTTGAAGGAGATGGAGGAGCTGGAACCATCAAGAAGGTCACTTTTGGTGAAG GGAGTAGCTTTAACTATGTGAAGCACAGAGTTGAATCGGTTGACCAAGACAACTTGTCCCACTCCTACACTTTGATTGAAGGAGATGCTTTGACAGACAAGCTTGAAAAAATCTGTTATGAGACCAAGTTGGTGGCATCCCCTGATGGAGGATCTATCATTAAAACTGTCAGCAAGTACTACACTATTGGTGATGCTGAAATTAAGGAAGAGAATGTTAAGGAAGGCAAAGAGAAGGCATCTCGGCTGTTCAAGCTCTTTGAAAAATACCTCAATGACCACCCTGATACATACAACAATTAA